Sequence from the Castanea sativa cultivar Marrone di Chiusa Pesio chromosome 12, ASM4071231v1 genome:
GAATTTGAGGGTAATTTACATTGATACTTAACACTAAATATATGCTTTCTTTTGTGAGGTGGACGGTAATATGGGTTATTCAATTGCATTGCATGTttgtctttcttctttgcaGGTATGAGTCAGAATTTATCCAAGAAATTGTGGAAGATATATTGCACAAATTAAGTTACGCATCCCAAAGAGATATTGATGATTTAGTTGATATAGATTCTCGAGTAGAGGAATTGATGAAACTTTTGGCAATAGGATCGAGCGATATTCGAATCATAGGGATTTGGGGGATGGGAGGAATTGGTAAGACAACTCTTGCTAGAGTTGTCTTCCATAagatttttaattcttttgaaGGTGGTAGTTTTATCACTAATATTGGAGAAGAATTTGAAAGACATGGTTTACTACCATTACAACAAAAACTTCTTTGTGAAATTTTGAGGAAGAGAAGTATGAATATACGAGATGTTGATGACGGAGTTCTTAAGATTAAGAATAggttaaaaaacaaaaggattcttcttgttcttgatgaTGTAAATCAATTCAACCAATTAGAAAAGTTAGTTGGGAAGCCGAATTGGTTTGGTCCAGGTAGTAGagttattatcacaacaagagATAAGCATTTGTTGATAGGGCATAACGTATTTGAAATATATGAGGTTAAAGaattgaatgatgatgatgctcTTCATCTTTTTAGGTTGAAAGCTTTTAGGAGAGAATGTCTTGGTGAAGGTTATCTAGAATTGTCGAAACACTTTGTAAATTATGCTAAAGGCCTTCCTCTAGTTATTGAGGTTTTGGGTTCTTTTTTGATTGGTAGAGGAAATGAGGAATGGAGAAGTGAATTAGAAAGGCTTAAAGAATTTCCAAATAAAGAAATTATCAATATATTTCAAAGAAGTTTTGATGGACTACGGGAAACAGAGAAGGAAATATTTCTAcatattgcatgtttttttaatatgaagGAGAACGATTATGTGGTAGAAGTACTAGATTGTCTTGGCCTTTACCCTAAAATTGAATTAAAGGTTCTCATTGAAAGGTCTCTCCTAAAATATTGTGGTAATAAATGTTGGATGCATgacttactaaaaaaaatgggACAAGACATAGTTCGTCGAAATTATCCTCAAGAACCTGAAAAGTGGAGCAAATTGTGGCTATATAAAGACATTTGCAATGTGTTGATGAAAAATATGGTAAGAGATTGTTTAGAGAATATACCTTATCATGTTATTCAAAGATGTTGAAATTTGAACAACTCTAGTAAACATATGTCTTGCAGctaactcattttttttcttttctttattattaggaaATGGAAGCAATTCAAGGACTTGTCCTTCAATTGGGTGAACTACATAATTCAGAAAAGGCACATTGGAATCTTGAAGCCTTTCCAAAGATGCCTAACCTTAAATTGCTTATAATTCATCATGTTCAACTTCTAGATGGTCCCAAACATCTTTCTAACAACTTAAGATTTCTTGATTGGAGTGAGTATCCTTCAAAATCGTTGCCGTCGAATTTTCAACCAGTTGAACTTGTTGAATTTCACTTGTTGCATAGCAAAATTGAATGGCTTTGGAAAGGAACAAAGGTAAGATTGTTATTTAAGTACTTTGATACAACTTTGTTTTTAAGGTTTGTTAAATCTAACTCTTCTATTGTATATTTTGGCTTTTAACAGTATTTGGACAAGTTAAAGCTCATCAAATTGAACGATTCCTTAAACCTCATTGCAACCCCTGACTTCACTGGAGTTCCCAATCTTGAGAAATTGGTTCTCAATAGTTGTATAAAGTTACATGAGGTTCACCCATCTATTATGGTTCTTAAAAGGCTTACTCTTCTTGATCTAGAAAACTGCAAGAGCCTTAGAAGACTTCCAAGCAAGTTTGAAATGGAGTCTCTTGAAATTCTCATTCTTTCTGGCtgttcaaaaattaaaagaattccAGAATTTATGGAAAATATGAAACGCTTATCAAAACTTCACTTAAATGCCACTGCTATTACAAAACTTCCCTCTTCAATTGAACATTTGACTAACCTTGCTTTATTGCATTTAAGAGATTGCAAGAATCTTTTGTGTCTTCCTAGTAATATCTGTTGCTTGAAGTCACTTAAAGATATTAATTTGGCTGGATGCTTGAAGCTTGACGGATATAAAGAGCCACCACATAAACTATGGAATAATCTGTTCCCCTTAAATTTAATGCCAAGAAGAAGCCTAAATCCTGTGAGTTTGTTATTGCCTTCCTTTTTAGGTATGCATTCTTTAAATAGCTTGAACCTACGCAACTGTAATCTCCAAATAATCCCTAGTGATATTGGAAACTTGTCCTCTATAACCGCattaaatttaagtgaaaatcACTTTAGTTGCCTTCCTGAAAGTATGGTGCAACTGTCTAAATTGGAGTTGATTGATTTATACAATTGCACAAGACTTCATTCATTGTCACAATTGCCATCAACGATTACTTGGGTTCAAGCAGGTGGTTGTACCTCATTGGAAACATGTCCAAATGGATTTAAATCACGTAAATCATATACACGTCTTTACCTCACCAATTGCTTCAAATTGGTTCGTCAGAATGACATGATCTCTTACGCGCTGAGAATGCTATTGACAGCTGCTcatgtactctctctctctctctatatatatatatgtcaattCTGAATATCATGGTTTTTGTGTTTCAGGAAATCCGCAAGAAATCTATAAAAATCCAGTTCGGCTGTAATTTCAATATTGTGATTCCTGGGTGTGAAATTCCGAAATGGTTTACGCATCAGAGTGTGGGGGATACAGTCAGTGCACAAATTACTCATCGGAACGAAAATAAGTGGATTGGAATCGCTATGTGTGATATGCGTAGGTATTACCCCGATTCTTTGATTCCGTTGCTATGTCGCATTCAATTCAACGAACATTATGACTTTTTACGTTGTCTAGATTATTTCCCTCGATCGGTTAAATCAGATCACCTTTGGATGACCTATATACCCTATCAAGCGATTAGTAAGCATGCGAGAGCAGTATTGGATCAAATTGATGAGAATGGATTCATACAGATGGAGCTTCGCTTTGGCTGTCGCCGGGGGACTAGACATAATTTTCAACAAGTAGGGTTTCGTGTAGTATACGAACAAGACATGGAAGACATCAGAGAAATGCTATCAGCTCAATCCAGCAACAGCACCTGCATCACTCCTTACGAGGGTTTGGATGTTCATCACAATTCAACAGAAGGAATCAAATTGAAGCTAAGCCGTGATGAATATGAGGGGGCCGGAGCTAGTGGTGAAGGCAGCTCTAACGATGTGTGTAACAACGATGGGGCAGGACCTAGTGGTGAAGGCAGCTCTAATGATGGCCACACCGAAAGAGGATTCAAGTATGTATAAAGGATGTGTGGAAAACTttgatggaattttttttttcacattgtCTTGTGTTTGGTAGGATGGAAACACACAAATGAAATGGAAACAAGTTTATTGGTCAAAAGAAACCATAGCTAAGTTTATggagatcaattttttttttgggaaaatgttTTCCCCACGGAAAACTCACAAAGCAAAGCATTCTTCTCTTTTCATTCTCTACACATTTCAACTTGCCCCACCAACGGTAACAGAGCAAACCTCTctccttcttttcttctcttatgTTCTATTTCTTCATCCCTCTATTGAGCTACTCTTTGCTTTATTGAGTATGTCAGCCTCAATCACTCAAGCTTGCACGCACCAGTGGTTTCTCACTCATCGCTCTATCACTTGTTGAGCGACTCTGAAGCAGTTGCAAGCAGTGTTGTCTTTGAAAGGTGAgtgtgctcttttttttttgggtctcataCCTGAATGCATTATTGTTGTTTGGATTTCTTTTGATTGAACATACATGTTAGAATACAAAACCATGATTTTAAGGTTTCCATAATGGGCATAATGTATTCTTGTTTATACTATTCATTGGATTCCAATCTAACATGATAAAGATCTAAGCCGTCGAACTGAACCATGAAGACCCTTGCTTCCGTTCTCTctcaattttgaaaacaaatgcTGTTTTAACATATTCCAACAGTATATGTAAATGGGGGTTTGAATTGATGGACTTAAATCATGCAATTCTGTTCTTGACAAATTGCCTACAAGTTGCTTGTGAAGGTGatccattttttcaaaaagaattttGGCTAATTTACATAAGCGTTCTCTGTTGGGTTTACTTTCATCTTTTTATGAAAcggtttttttgtgtgtgcatgtgtgtgtgggGAACGAGACCCATTTTCTTCAGCTTTTGGTTTTGCTATGAATATTTGTTGGATttcttccatttttattttatttcgaaTTTTCTCTGTAATTTTTCATCCTTACATTCCTTCCAGTTTTTCTGGGTTTCATTTAATTTGTCTAATTGTTTAAGTAGTTGGCTTAATTTGGgttaatttggaattttggacTAATGAGGTTAGATATATGAAAAGATAATTGCTATATTGCCGAAAGAAATTGGTCCTGCTGCATTTTAAATCCAACTGTATAACTACCCATTGCATTTTATGTCTTTTTATTATAACAAATCattaaacagaaaaaaaaaaaacataaatgaatCAATTAGAAGCTCTTATTCAGGTTATGGCAGGTTCATGCATTTTGAAGACATGCTGGAGGCTTTCACAGTATTTGTTTTGTATGTTAATAATAGCTTCTAATTGTCACAAAATCTTATGCAATTAGATGGTACTTGCAGCTTTTACTGGAAAGCTTTCGTATCACTGGAGGCACTTTCTTTGTTATACGACCCCAAGTTACTTGTTTAACATCCAGAGTAAGTTTAATCTATTTGAGATTGAAAGTGAATATAGGCTAATTTGGATTACTAAGAGAGCAGCAAAATATTCCTGTGCAGGTTCATGGAACCGTACAAGGAAGAAATGCCCCAAAGTTAAATGGTGAAGATCATCATCTGGTTTCCCAAAGTAATTCCAAAACATGTGTTTATAGGCTAGCTAAGGGTTCACAACAGATTGTCTACAAAAGATCAAATTTTTAGTGATATGCCAATCTTAATGCTCAGTGTGTTGTTTgtaaaagaagaattaaaattatgGACCACTTATTTTGTGATTGTTCTTTTCTCAATGAGTATATGGTGAATCATAATGAGCTGCTGCCTAAAACCCAAAGTTCTGTTGGCTGATTATGTTCTACAATGAGAAATCACTTGTGTCTAGATTGGCATATTGTGTATCATATTTGGCTTCAAAGAAATGCTATTACTCATCAAGGAAGACTATTTTTTGAAGAGGCTATGGTCAAAATGATCAGGTGGGAAGTGAAGAACTGAGTTGAAGTAACAGTTATTGCAATTTTGCTCAAAACAGGAGCTGTCTTTAGGGGTATTTCATGTtctattcttaagaatagtgGCAGTTAATGGTCCTTGTCTCCTTGAACTAACAGATTTGGAAATTTCATTTTGTAATGTTTATGTTGCAGCGCAGGCCGTTTCTGCATTGGTGTTGTATTGTTTGGTTGTATTTTAAACTGATTGTacatctgtttttttttttttttttgattgctCATTCATCTTACAAGTACCCTCTCAAATGTTTAATGAGAATGAGAGAGCATTATTGAGTCAAATTGACTAGAATGGATTCATACAGATGGATTTCGACCAATGCTTGGAGGCTATGAAATGTGGGTTTCGTCTACTATACGAACAAGATAGCGAAGATATCAGAGAAATGATATAGGCTCAATCCAGTAACAGTACCTGCGTCACTCCTTATGAGGGTTTGGATGTTCATCATAATTTTGACAATCAAATTGAAGCGAAGCTGTGATGAATATGAGGAGGCTGGACCTAATGGTAAAGGCAGCTCTAACGATGTCCCACACTCTAAGAGGATTGAAAAATAGAGAATGTATGAGCTCATGGTAACTCTGATTGCAAGGATTCTAATGAAGGGCCTGGTAAGTCATCGTTACATAGACTCTGTAGCTTCTTGTTGGGCATATATAcctcttgtttttgttttcgtAATTTTTTAAGCTCAGAAATTACATTAAGTCCATGTTACATAGCTTCCTATTGAGCCTGtggtaaccttttttttttttttttttcagagaaaGTAGGCCATGATACAAAGGAATATTCCATGCCCACCCGATTTTTTACAAGACATCTATAGcctgtgagttttttttttggtcaaaatgtCATTGCCATTACTAGTTTCTTAAACCTGTGAGCGTCAGAAGCTTACTATGCCATTATCATTTTACCACCTTGTAcaaatttttccttaaaagaataaatcccaaattttagttaagtagttttgaattttgttgataataagGTACAAGGAAATTTAATGCAAATCAACCATATATACATCACTtgcttgttttattttaaaatttaaaatttttagttttagtttttgttgtttactCCAAATtcttattaacttattattagttttgGTGGAAAGTTAATGCAAATCAACCATTGTCTTTGCTTTGTTGAGCACATTAGCCTCAGCTGCTCTATATTTGCTCTCACCAGCAGTTTCTCATTCTTCCCTCTTTCCCACTGTCAGCGGCTCCTAAAGCTTCTGCAAGCAGTGGCAAAACAACTGTCCATGAAAGGTGagtgctttttcttttcttttttggtctcATACCTGAATGCATCATTGTTgtccattttcattttcttggatTTCATTTGATAGAATCATATTTCTGTGTTTGATGTAATGAGATGAAGACACCTGTTAGAATGCGCTCACCAGCGGTTTCTCGTTCTTTCCTATCTCACTCACAGTCAGCAGATCCTAAAGTAGTTGCAAGCAGTGGCAGAACAACCGCCCTGTGAAAGGTGAGTGtgccttttcatttcttttttggtctCATACCTGAATGCATTATTGttgtcaatttttgttttcttggatTTCGTTTGATAGAATcatatttctttgtttgatgtAATGAGATGAAGACATATATGTTAAGAATACAATAGGCTATATCTAAAATCAAGTAGATCATGCTTTTGTAGAATAATTTGGTTTTGCAATACAACTAGCTACTGTGATTTTAAGATTTTCATAATGGGCCTAATGTATTcctatttttaccatttttacccTTAATTGGACTCTTTCTAACAtacaatttaacaaaataaagatGTAGTTAGTCAAGGGTTTTACAATATATGTGTAGGCTGTCAAGCTAAACCGGTGAAAATATTACTTCTGCTCTCTTTCCTTCTCAATTCCAATTCTGAAAACTTCTATTTTAAATATTCTAGCAATATTTGTAAGTGAGATTCAGAATTGATATGCTTAGGGTAGCTCTGACTATGGTAACTCTGATTGCAAGGATTCTAATTAAGGTGGTTCAGGACTAGTAAGTCACCGTGTTTCTTTCTGTTACAAGTATTCTCTCTTTGACAATCGTTCCGGACTATTCTGATTGCCTGTATTTTACCGTTTATTGCAGCCCCTGATTTAATCTCTGTAGCATTCTCTCTTTGACTTGTTCCACCAACGGTAACAAAGCAtacccccctctctctctctctccctccctttcTGTTCTTCTCTGAtgttcaattttcttcatctcttttttgagctaatcttttctttgttgatgtTCAGTTGCCCAACATCTGCACTCACCTGTGGTTTCTCACTCTTCACTCTCTCACCCACAGTCAGCGACTCTTCAAGGAGTCGCAAGCAGTGTTGTCTTTGAAAGGTgcataagtgttttttttttttttttgactcatACCAGAATGCACCATTGTTGtcccttttgttttttcaagAATGATGTCTCTGTGTAACTGTGTTTGATGTAATGCAATCAAGACATATATGTTAAAATACAATACACTATATCATCAACAGAGTAGACCATGGTCCATGGATTTCTAGCTACCATAATTTTAAGTTTTCCATAATGGGCATAATGTATTCCTGTTTATAGCATTCATTGGATTCATTGTAAGCTTGTAGCATACAATTTtacataataaagatgtagcaAGTAAAACAACTTCTGTTTTAACATATTCTAACAATATATGTTAATGTTGGTATGAATTGATAGGCTTAAATCATGCAATTCTGTTCTTGACAAATTGCCTACATGGTGCTCATGAATGAGTTCCattgtaatttaaaaagaaaaagaaattttgctAATTAATTTAAGCATTCTCTGTTGGGtttactttcttctttttatgaaatttttttttttttgaaattgtatGTTTTTAATTCTGCTTTAGCTTTGGTGCAAATCAATTTGGAAACAGACCCATTTTCTTCAGTTTTTGGTTTCGCTACCAATATTTGTTGGATTTCTTccactattattttatttggactTTTCTCCATAATTTTTCATCTTTATATTCCTTCAGGTTTTGCTGGATTTCATTTAATTTGTCTAATTGTTTAAGTACTTGGCTTAATATGGGTTAGTTTGGAATCTTGGACTAATGGGGTTAGACATATGCAAAGACAATTGCtatattgccaaaaaaaaaaaaaaaattggtccaGCTACATTTTTAATCCAAATGTATAAGTTATAACTGCCCCACTGCATTTTATATCTATTTACTATAATGAATCATTAAACagataatacaaaaataaataaattagaaaatcTCACTCAGATTATGGCAGGGTCATGCATTTTTAAGGATGCTAGAGGCTCTCACAATATTTGCTTTGTATGTTATAGTAGCTTCTAATTACCACAAAATCTGATGCATTTAGATGGTACTTGCAGCTTTTACTGGACAGCTTTCGTATTGCTGGAGGCACTTTGTTTGTTATATGTCCCAAGATTACTTGTTTAACATACAGAGTAAGCTTAGTCTGGTTGAGATTGGAAGTGAAGATATGCTAATTTGGATTACTGAGAAAACAGCGAAATATTATTTTGCAGGTGCATGAAACTGTACAAGGAAGAAATGGCCCAAAGTTAAATGGTTAAGCTCATCTAGTTTCCCAAAGTAATTCCAAAGCATGTGTTTATAGGCTGGCTAATGGTTCACAACAGATTGTCAACAAAAGATCAAATGTTGTAGTGCTGTGCTAATCTTGATGCTCAGTGTGTTCTTTGAaaaaagagaattcaaagtAGGATCAATGAATTTGTGATTGTTCTTTCTCGATGAGGATATGGTGAACCATAATGAGCCGGTGCCTAGTATAAAATCCAAAGTTCAGTTGGCTTGAGATTATGCTCTATGATGAGAAATCCATTGTGTCGAGATTGGTCTTGTGGTCTACTGTGTATCATATTTGGTTTCAAAGGAATGCTAGTATTCATCAAGGAAGACTACCTTCTGATCAGGTGGGAAGTGAAGAACAGAGTTGAATGTAACAGTTGCTGCAATTCTGTTCAAAACAGGAGAATAGTAGCAGTTAATGGTCCTTGTTTCTGTTAACTAACAGATTAGGAAATTTCATTTTGTAATGTTTAAGGTGTAGTGTAGGCTGTTTCTGTATTGATGTTggattgtttggttgtgttttggACTGATTGTACATCTGTTTCTATTGAAATGAATTGCTCATTCTGTTTCTATAGATTACCATGGAGACATGGAACATGTACTGTGGTGTTTACATGCTTGTTGGACATTGAGCATGCTTGGTCATTGGTGTACCGTGAATGCTATAAATGATTGATTTTGTCATGTGGGTCAAGGCTCAATCCAGGattgaatataataaaaacagTACTGCCTAGGCATGCATGCCTGTGAGGCTGATGATG
This genomic interval carries:
- the LOC142619626 gene encoding TMV resistance protein N-like, producing MDTKGTSSSSSSSQKWEYDVFLSFRGEDTRKNFTDHLYTTLKQNGVNTFKDDKNIERGEPISPKLLKTIEESLFAIVILSKNYASSTWCLDELVKIMECKKKMGQIVLPIFYDVDPSEVRKQTGTYAQAFEEHERRFKENISKVHTWRAILTEVANLSGFPLQDRYESEFIQEIVEDILHKLSYASQRDIDDLVDIDSRVEELMKLLAIGSSDIRIIGIWGMGGIGKTTLARVVFHKIFNSFEGGSFITNIGEEFERHGLLPLQQKLLCEILRKRSMNIRDVDDGVLKIKNRLKNKRILLVLDDVNQFNQLEKLVGKPNWFGPGSRVIITTRDKHLLIGHNVFEIYEVKELNDDDALHLFRLKAFRRECLGEGYLELSKHFVNYAKGLPLVIEVLGSFLIGRGNEEWRSELERLKEFPNKEIINIFQRSFDGLRETEKEIFLHIACFFNMKENDYVVEVLDCLGLYPKIELKVLIERSLLKYCGNKCWMHDLLKKMGQDIVRRNYPQEPEKWSKLWLYKDICNVLMKNMEMEAIQGLVLQLGELHNSEKAHWNLEAFPKMPNLKLLIIHHVQLLDGPKHLSNNLRFLDWSEYPSKSLPSNFQPVELVEFHLLHSKIEWLWKGTKYLDKLKLIKLNDSLNLIATPDFTGVPNLEKLVLNSCIKLHEVHPSIMVLKRLTLLDLENCKSLRRLPSKFEMESLEILILSGCSKIKRIPEFMENMKRLSKLHLNATAITKLPSSIEHLTNLALLHLRDCKNLLCLPSNICCLKSLKDINLAGCLKLDGYKEPPHKLWNNLFPLNLMPRRSLNPVSLLLPSFLGMHSLNSLNLRNCNLQIIPSDIGNLSSITALNLSENHFSCLPESMVQLSKLELIDLYNCTRLHSLSQLPSTITWVQAGGCTSLETCPNGFKSRKSYTRLYLTNCFKLVRQNDMISYALRMLLTAAHEIRKKSIKIQFGCNFNIVIPGCEIPKWFTHQSVGDTVSAQITHRNENKWIGIAMCDMRRYYPDSLIPLLCRIQFNEHYDFLRCLDYFPRSVKSDHLWMTYIPYQAISKHARAVLDQIDENGFIQMELRFGCRRGTRHNFQQVGFRVVYEQDMEDIREMLSAQSSNSTCITPYEGLDVHHNSTEGIKLKLSRDEYEGAGASGSSNDVPHSKRIEK